In Papaver somniferum cultivar HN1 chromosome 1, ASM357369v1, whole genome shotgun sequence, a genomic segment contains:
- the LOC113275307 gene encoding uncharacterized protein LOC113275307 — MRARDHRPNGYVYWGGGDDEIPDRVPGQVASTDINKPWTMFFDGSSYDTVGGVGVVFEAPQGEFLSYSFKLDFPYSNKVAEYEALILGLRMAKELDLEGVEIKGDSRLVTNQVNGDFHVKEPHLAPYQAEAQNLISQTGSTLDHTGRGKNKHADALETLASKIQLNDKEEGTVTVRRKELASTWKEDMAFEEADDWRRTYIDDLTKMEEDRLIPTQTLNNSY; from the coding sequence ATGAGGGCACGCGATCACCGACCTAATGGCTATGTTTACTGGGGGGGGGGGGATGACGAGATTCCCGACCGGGTGCCGGGACAGGTAGCTTCCACCGATATTAACAAGCCTTGGACCATGTTTTTTGATGGGTCGTCATATGATACTGTCGGAGGAGTGGGAGTAGTGTTCGAAGCACCACAAGGAGAATTTCTCTCATATTCATTCAAGTTGGACTTCCCCTACAGTAATAAAGTCGCCGAATATGAAGCTTTGATCCTAGGGCTCAGAATGGCTAAGGAGCTTGACTTGGAAGGCGTCGAGATAAAAGGTGACTCGAGGTTGGTGACTAACCAAGTCAACGGGGATTTCCACGTCAAAGAGCCACATTTAGCTCCATATCAAGCAGAGGCTCAAAACCTGATAAGTCAGACAGGGTCGACCCTAGATCATACAGGCAGAGGCAAGAACAAACACGCAGATGCCCTGGAAACACTAGCTAGCAAGATACAGCTAAACGATAAGGAAGAGGGTACGGTAACAGTTAGAAGGAAGGAGCTGGCCAGCACCTGGAAAGAAGACATGGCCTTCGAAGAGGCAGATGATTGGAGGCGGACTTACATCGACGATCTGACCAAAATGGAGGAGGATCGTTTAATACCTACCCAAACTCTGAACAATTCGTATTGA